The proteins below come from a single Eucalyptus grandis isolate ANBG69807.140 chromosome 3, ASM1654582v1, whole genome shotgun sequence genomic window:
- the LOC120291923 gene encoding G-type lectin S-receptor-like serine/threonine-protein kinase SD2-5 gives MNNVNPRDYRWNSFNVLISTFEIFISSKVRRNDVKDDDPDLPRLRITRFPYEDLKAMTGDFNINLGEGGFGSVFLGILPSGIRVAVKCLDGFGQIRRSFLVKAGTIGTIHHVNLVRILGFCAEKSHRLLVYEYMCNGSFDKWIFHNDQEFDLCWQVRRKIIVDIAKGLDELHEECHQKIIHLDIKPQHILVDEHFNAKLAYFGLSKLIDKDQSHVITTMQGTHGYLALEWLSFVIKEKVDVYSFGIVMLEILCGRKNVDHSLPSDEVHMLTLFQVQSRIRTTIGHD, from the exons ATGAACAATGTTAATCCTAGGGACTACCGTTGGAACAGTTTCAATGTGTTAATAAGcacatttgagatttttatttcaagtaaGGTGAGAAGAAATGATGTCAAAGATGATGATCCGGACTTACCAAGGCTTCGGATAACTAGATTCCCTTATGAGGACTTGAAGGCCATGACAGGAGATTTCAACATCAATCTTGGGGAAGGAGGATTTGGCTCTGTGTTTCTAGGAATTTTACCCAGTGGCATAAGGGTTGCAGTCAAGTGCCTTGATGGTTTTGGTCAAATAAGG AGGTCTTTCTTGGTCAAGGCCGGAACCATTGGCACTATCCATCATGTCAATCTAGTGAGAATACTTGGATTTTGTGCTGAAAAATCACATAGGCTTTTAGTTTATGAGTACATGTGCAATGGTTCTTTTGATAAGTGGATCTTCCATAATGATCAGGAGTTTGACCTCTGCTGGCAAGTGCGGAGAAAGATTATCGTCGATATTGCCAAAGGACTAGACGAACTCCATGAGGAATGCcatcaaaaaataattcacTTGGACATCAAACCCCAACATATACTTGTGGATGAACATTTCAATGCAAAGCTTGCTTATTTTGGGTTGTCGAAGCTAATTGATAAGGACCAAAGCCATGTCATAACGACCATGCAAGGAACACATGGTTACCTTGCTCTAGAATGGCTGAGTTTTGTTATCAAGGAAAAGGTAGATGTGTACAGTTTTGGCATTGTGATGTTAGAAATCCTATGTGGGAGGAAAAATGTGGACCACTCTTTGCCGAGTGATGAAGTGCATATGTTGACCCTTTTTCAAGTGCAAAGCAGAATAAGAACAACTATTGGACATGATTGA